One region of Juglans microcarpa x Juglans regia isolate MS1-56 chromosome 7S, Jm3101_v1.0, whole genome shotgun sequence genomic DNA includes:
- the LOC121240209 gene encoding cytochrome P450 94C1-like: protein MGFEVSCFLPLQSMSTTFCILFFSFTILFSLFSLLIFILRLIKPWCNCEVCGCFLSAGWVKDFGNLCDWYTHLLQKSPTGTIHVHVLGNTITANPENVEHMLKTRFDNYPKGKPFSVILGDLLGRGIFNVDGDSWRFQRKMASLELGSVSVRSYGFEIVGSEIQSRLIPLLSSVAGKEDGILDLQDVFRRFSFDNICRLSFGLDPGCLQLSLPVSNFAVAFDLASKLSAERAMAVSPLVWKMKRLLNLGSERKLKEAIKVLNTLAAEMKNQRRQMGFSDQKDLLSRFMASVDDDQYLRDIVISFVLAGRDTVASALTSFFYLLSQHPGVETAIRDEVERFNGGTESAALSFDQMRQMHYLNAAIYESMRLYPPVQFDSKCCQEDDILPDGTFVRKGTRVTYHPYAMGRMEQVWGPDCLEFKPERWLRNGVFKSENAFKFPVFQGGVRVCLGKEMALVEMRSVVLALVQRFDIRVAGLNRAPRFVPGLTATMRGGLPVLVRERGA from the coding sequence atgggtTTTGAAGTCAGCTGCTTTCTGCCTCTGCAATCCATGTCAACCACTTTCTGCATTTTGTTCTTCTCTTTCACCATTCTGTTCTCATtgttctctttgttgatcttcatCTTGCGGCTTATTAAGCCGTGGTGTAACTGTGAGGTTTGCGGGTGTTTTTTGTCGGCCGGTTGGGTTAAGGATTTCGGTAATCTTTGCGATTGGTATACGCATCTTCTTCAGAAGTCACCAACCGGGACTATCCATGTTCATGTGCTCGGTAACACCATCACTGCCAACCCGGAAAATGTCGAACACATGCTCAAGACCAGGTTCGACAACTACCCGAAAGGGAAACCGTTTTCGGTTATTCTTGGCGATCTTCTGGGTCGCGGAATTTTCAACGTTGATGGCGATTCGTGGAGGTTCCAGCGGAAAATGGCGAGCCTGGAACTCGGTAGTGTCTCGGTTCGGTCCTATGGGTTTGAAATTGTCGGCTCTGAGATCCAGTCCAGGCTAATTCCTCTCTTGTCATCCGTGGCTGGCAAAGAAGATGGAATTCTAGACTTGCAAGACGTGTTTCGCAGATTCTCCTTCGACAACATTTGCAGATTATCCTTCGGATTAGACCCAGGTTGTCTCCAACTATCGCTTCCCGTTTCTAATTTTGCTGTTGCCTTCGACCTCGCGTCCAAGTTATCCGCGGAGCGAGCCATGGCGGTCTCGCCCTTGGTCTGGAAGATGAAACGGCTGCTGAATTTGGGCTCAGAAAGGAAGCTAAAGGAAGCCATTAAAGTGTTGAATACACTAGCCGCCGAGATGAAAAATCAACGGCGCCAAATGGGCTTTTCAGACCAGAAAGATCTCCTATCAAGATTCATGGCTTCCGTCGACGACGACCAGTATCTCCGCGACATTGTCATAAGCTTTGTCTTGGCCGGCCGCGACACAGTCGCCTCCGCCTTGACTAGTTTCTTCTATTTGTTGTCGCAGCATCCGGGTGTTGAGACTGCCATTCGGGATGAGGTGGAACGGTTCAATGGCGGGACTGAGTCGGCGGCGTTGAGCTTCGACCAAATGCGCCAAATGCACTACTTGAACGCAGCAATCTACGAGAGCATGAGGCTTTATCCTCCAGTTCAATTCGACTCCAAGTGTTGCCAAGAGGATGATATATTACCGGACGGTACCTTTGTACGGAAAGGCACCAGGGTTACATACCATCCCTATGCAATGGGTCGTATGGAGCAGGTATGGGGTCCGGACTGTCTCGAATTCAAACCAGAGAGGTGGTTAAGGAACGGCGTTTTCAAATCGGAGAACGCTTTCAAATTTCCAGTTTTTCAAGGTGGAGTTAGGGTTTGTTTGGGGAAGGAAATGGCACTTGTGGAGATGAGAAGTGTAGTGCTTGCTCTAGTTCAACGCTTTGATATACGGGTTGCTGGTCTAAACCGGGCACCGAGGTTCGTCCCCGGCCTTACAGCCACCATGAGAGGTGGCCTGCCTGTTCTTGTTCGTGAAAGGGGGGCTTGA